The following are encoded in a window of Gavia stellata isolate bGavSte3 chromosome 17, bGavSte3.hap2, whole genome shotgun sequence genomic DNA:
- the TNNT3 gene encoding troponin T, fast skeletal muscle, whose translation MSDTEEVEQGEVHEPAEEAPEEADEEGEYYDEEKPRIKLTAPKIPEGEKVDFDDIQKKRQNKDLIELQALIDSHFEARRKEEEELVALKERIEKRRAERAEQQRIRAEKEKERQARLAEEKARREEEDAKRKAEDDLKKKKALSSMGATYSSYLAKADQKRGKKQTARETKKKVLAERRKPLNIDHLNEDKLRDKAKELWDWLYQLETEKYDFTEQIKRKKYEIVTLRNRIDQAQKHSKKAGAKGKVGGRWK comes from the exons TTCATGAGCCAG CAGAGGAAGCCCCTGAAGAAG CTGATGAAGAAGGCGAATACTATGATG AGGAGAAGCCCAGAATAAA ACTAACTGCTCCTAAAATACCAGAGGGTGAGAAAGTAGATTTTGAT GACAtccaaaagaaaaggcagaacaaaGACCTGATTGAACTGCAGGCCTTGATTGACAGCCACTTTGAAgccaggagaaaggaagaggaagagctggTTGCCCTCAAGGAGAGGATT GAGAAGCGCAGAGCTGAAAGAGCAGAGCAACAGAGAATCCGGGctgagaaggagaaggagcgTCAGGCAAGGCTTGCG gaggaaaaggcacggagagaggaagaagatgcCAAGAGAAAAGCTGAGGACGATCTCAAGAAGAAGAAGGCTCTGTCCTCCATGGGTGCCACATACAGCAGCTATCTGGCTAAG GCTGAtcagaagagagggaagaagcaAACAGCTAGAGAGACGAAGAAGAAAGTCCTGGCAGAGAGGCGCAAGCCTTTGAACATCGACCACCTTAATGAAGACAAGCTGAG GGACAAAGCTAAGGAACTGTGGGACTGGTTATACCAGCTGGAGACTGAAAAGTATGACTTTACAGAGCagatcaagaggaaaaaatatgag ATTGTCACCCTCAGGAACCGGATCGATCAGGCTCAGAAGCA CAGCAAGAAGGCAGGAGCCAAGGGCAAGGTTGGCGGGCGCTGGAAGTAA
- the MRPL23 gene encoding large ribosomal subunit protein uL23m, whose translation MAAGARKAVYPLFQLGGPQLRIFRPNFFMLAVRPGVPQPEDTVQFRVSMEMTKVDIKNYLEKIYNVPVAAVRTRIQYGANNKRNHRNQRVKKPDYKVAYVQLGQGQTFQFPNLFPEKEQDTETRSFDDFRSKYMEREKQRQKGDPRRGGVPDWFGL comes from the exons ATGGCGGCGGGCGCCAGGAAGGCCGT GTACCCGCTGTTCCAGCTGGGCGGCCCGCAGCTGCGGATCTTCCGGCCCAACTTCTTCATGCTGGCGGTGCGGCCCGGCGTGCCGCAGCCCGAGGACACCGTCCAGTTCCGCGTCTCCATGGA AATGACAAAAGTGGATATCAAGAATTACCTTGAAAAGATATACAATGTGCCGGTAGCTGCTGTGAGGACCAGGATACAATATG GTGCAAACAACAAGAGGAATCACAGGAATCAGAGAGTGAAGAAGCCAGATTACAAGGTCGCCTATGTACAGCTG ggCCAAGGACAAACCTTTCAGTTTCCCAACCTATTTCCAGAGAAAGAACAAGACACAGAAACTCGCTCTTTTGATGACTTCAGGAGTAAATAcatggagagagagaagcagaggcagaaaggTGACCCCAGACGAGGTGGAGTCCCCGATTGGTTTGGACTTTGA